One window from the genome of Pseudomonas fluorescens encodes:
- a CDS encoding IS3 family transposase — protein sequence MIAELRESFPTAVVCRVFGVKRSSFYEWIQRRSKPRIRREELRLKVVELHSESREAMGSRMISKGLKSQNIAAGRSLVRALMREANIVSKQRQPHPFRSKGVEAFVAPNRLKRNFKPTAIDQVWCGDVTSLMVGKRWIHLAIVIDLFARRVIGWAFSLVNEANLVSKALRMATAVRTCPPGLMFHSDQGCQYTSRKFQEELTRHGIVQSMSHRGQCWDNAPIERFFGTLKSEWVPRNGYSLIEEAKTDMVRFFMYYNRTRLHSYNNYLSPIAMEQKAA from the coding sequence ATGATCGCAGAGCTAAGAGAGTCATTTCCGACGGCCGTGGTGTGTCGTGTGTTCGGCGTGAAGCGCAGCAGCTTTTATGAGTGGATTCAGCGGCGATCCAAGCCGCGGATCAGACGTGAAGAACTCAGGCTGAAAGTCGTTGAACTGCACAGTGAAAGTCGCGAAGCCATGGGCTCCAGGATGATCAGCAAGGGCCTGAAATCGCAAAATATTGCAGCGGGAAGAAGCCTGGTCAGAGCGCTGATGAGGGAAGCCAACATTGTCAGTAAACAACGCCAGCCGCATCCATTTAGATCCAAAGGCGTGGAGGCATTTGTCGCGCCTAATCGGCTCAAACGCAACTTCAAACCGACTGCAATCGATCAGGTTTGGTGTGGCGACGTTACCAGCCTGATGGTGGGTAAACGCTGGATTCATCTGGCCATCGTGATCGATTTGTTTGCTCGCAGGGTTATTGGTTGGGCTTTTTCTCTGGTTAATGAGGCCAACCTAGTCAGCAAAGCGCTACGCATGGCGACAGCTGTACGAACGTGTCCTCCAGGGCTGATGTTTCACTCAGACCAAGGATGTCAGTACACCAGTCGCAAGTTTCAAGAAGAACTGACCCGCCACGGCATTGTGCAAAGCATGAGTCATCGGGGACAGTGCTGGGACAACGCTCCAATAGAGCGTTTTTTCGGCACACTGAAGTCAGAGTGGGTACCTCGCAACGGCTACAGCCTGATCGAGGAGGCAAAAACGGACATGGTGCGTTTCTTCATGTACTACAACCGCACCAGGCTCCACAGCTACAACAACTACCTGTCGCCAATAGCCATGGAGCAAAAAGCGGCATAA
- a CDS encoding YjfI family protein, whose product MKQMRAGLSAAGYVKHETWVLPENRSLLKQMEKQLRQPILAGSFMSEDYMSAGNNWNIDRLYSALQALDEVVANDITLSLVQGSESSIKLEMNDFGGLPIYIAVVGDQIIVDTVLVDVESISDVAAFNDAVLRSREMFPLSSIGIETMPNGQVVYNMFGALSSDSSLTNVVTEVKTLVDNVQRASEAFERFFI is encoded by the coding sequence ATGAAGCAGATGCGTGCGGGCCTGAGTGCCGCCGGGTATGTGAAACACGAGACTTGGGTGCTTCCGGAAAACCGAAGCCTGCTCAAGCAAATGGAGAAACAGCTACGCCAACCGATTCTGGCTGGCTCATTCATGTCGGAGGATTACATGAGCGCAGGTAATAACTGGAACATCGATCGCCTCTACAGCGCCCTTCAGGCCCTGGACGAAGTGGTCGCGAACGACATCACTCTCTCCCTCGTCCAAGGCTCCGAGTCCAGCATCAAGCTGGAAATGAATGACTTCGGTGGCTTGCCGATCTACATCGCAGTCGTGGGCGACCAGATCATCGTCGATACCGTCCTGGTGGATGTCGAGTCGATCAGCGACGTGGCGGCCTTCAACGACGCCGTGTTGCGCAGCCGGGAAATGTTCCCGCTGTCGTCCATCGGCATCGAGACCATGCCCAACGGACAGGTCGTCTACAACATGTTCGGCGCGCTGAGCTCCGACTCCAGCCTGACCAACGTCGTCACCGAGGTCAAAACCCTCGTCGACAACGTCCAGCGCGCCAGCGAAGCGTTCGAACGCTTCTTCATCTAA
- a CDS encoding PspA/IM30 family protein — protein MTQSIWSKLFTALRGGANEVGESIVDQQALRILDQEIRDADSALANAKRELVTIMAKHKLATDRVGEYNAKIKDLEAKALAAIQANREDLALEVAEAISTLTNELDAEQKHATEFGGYADNMRKDITKAESRIKSLRQQVDMAKARESVQKAQVSASIASGGANGKLETAVGTLNRLQAKQQQRAAELQAQDELAEASTGSDLERKLRDAGITPNEGSANAILERLKKKSAE, from the coding sequence ATGACTCAGTCCATCTGGAGCAAATTGTTCACCGCCCTGCGTGGCGGTGCCAACGAAGTCGGCGAATCGATCGTCGACCAACAGGCCTTGCGCATCCTCGACCAGGAAATCCGCGATGCCGACAGCGCGCTGGCCAATGCCAAGCGTGAACTGGTCACCATCATGGCCAAGCACAAGCTGGCGACCGATCGCGTCGGCGAATACAACGCCAAGATCAAGGACCTGGAAGCCAAGGCCCTGGCCGCGATCCAGGCCAACCGCGAAGACCTGGCGCTGGAAGTGGCCGAAGCCATTTCGACCCTGACCAACGAACTGGACGCCGAGCAAAAGCACGCGACCGAATTCGGCGGCTACGCGGACAACATGCGCAAGGACATCACCAAGGCCGAAAGCCGCATCAAGAGCCTGCGTCAGCAAGTGGACATGGCCAAGGCCCGCGAAAGTGTGCAGAAGGCCCAGGTCAGTGCCTCGATCGCCAGCGGTGGCGCCAATGGCAAGCTGGAAACCGCCGTCGGTACGCTCAACCGCCTGCAGGCCAAGCAACAGCAACGTGCCGCTGAACTGCAAGCCCAGGACGAACTGGCCGAAGCTTCGACCGGCTCCGACCTGGAACGCAAGCTGCGCGATGCCGGCATCACGCCGAACGAAGGCAGCGCCAATGCGATCCTGGAACGCCTGAAGAAAAAATCGGCTGAGTGA